From one Triticum urartu cultivar G1812 chromosome 3, Tu2.1, whole genome shotgun sequence genomic stretch:
- the LOC125545014 gene encoding blue copper protein-like: MPSAMKMAAVKAAVCIAAVTVVSLVHVVAATDYIVGSPTGGWQGKTDYKSWASAQTFLPGDTLTFKYNTNHNVLEVTAGDYEACSTANPVIIDNSGTTTIALTAPGKRYFICGGPGHCQNGMKLEVEVADRPAPTAPSSPPQLPPAPTPPSPVPRTGSPAPAPAAEPPRHAGHKRHKKRHSPPPAAPTVDPAEAYFPLATVAPMSSPAASLPMSSDSAAALHAQWGYAALGLVALWFAVLAI, encoded by the exons ATGCCTTCTGCTATGAAGATGGCGGCGGTGAAGGCGGCGGTTTGCATCGCCGCGGTGACGGTGGTTTCACTGGTCCACGTTGTGGCCGCCACCGATTACATCGTCGGCAGCCCAACCGGCGGCTGGCAGGGAAAGACGGACTACAAGTCCTGGGCTTCGGCCCAAACCTTTCTTCCCGGAGACACCCTGA CATTCAAGTACAACACGAACCACAACGTCCTTGAAGTGACCGCCGGCGACTACGAAGCCTGCTCGACGGCCAACCCCGTCATCATCGACAACAGCGGCACCACCACCATCGCGCTCACGGCGCCGGGGAAGCGCTACTTCATCTGCGGCGGGCCGGGCCACTGCCAGAACGGAATGAAGCTGGAGGTGGAGGTCGCCGACCGCCCTGCGCCCACGGCACCCAGCTCGCCGCCCCAGCTGCCACCGGCACCTACGCCGCCGTCACCGGTTCCGAGGACAGGGTCACCGGCTCCGGCACCCGCGGCTGAGCCGCCGAGGCATGCAGGGCACAAGAGGCACAAGAAGAGGCACTCCCCGCCTCCAGCTGCGCCCACGGTGGACCCTGCGGAAGCGTACTTCCCGCTCGCGACGGTGGCGCCGATGTCCTCGCCAGCTGCCTCTCTGCCGATGTCGTCGGACTCAGCTGCCGCGTTGCATGCACAGTGGGGCTATGCCGCACTGGGGCTCGTAGCTCTCTGGTTCGCCGTTCTGGCTATTTGA
- the LOC125545016 gene encoding sulfite exporter TauE/SafE family protein 5-like: MSWTTRVIPLLVAATSVCFLSAAAASNSTSSRPGHHLLARLSQWREHYLSDPSSHHAGGVRRHTVLAWVLAFLAASVSSAGGVGGGSLFLPILNLVAGLTLKRATTYSSFMVTGGAASNVLYNLWRARGRPALIDYDIALLFQPCLLLGVSIGVVCNVMFPEWLITALFSLFLAFCTAKTCRAGAKIWRSESAGAPAAARHDHKEPLLLGGLPQPVQDDGGQAARNGGSGFPWKDVAVLLVVWLCFFLLHVFIGDKHGKGVISIKPCGVAYWLATVSQVPFAVAFTAYIIYAKRKKQAPHHHEDGKANSSVHTKTETLPALALPLAAFVTGSLSGLFGIGGGLLLNPVLLQIGIPPQTAAATSSFMVLFCASMSMAQFILLGMDGIGEASVYAGICFVASIAGVVLIERVVRKSGRVSMIVFLVTAIMALSTVIVTCFGALDVWTQYTGGAYMGFKLPC, from the exons ATGTCGTGGACTACTCGAGTCATCCCTCTCCTCGTCGCCGCCACCTCCGTCTGCTtcctctccgccgccgcggcGTCCAATTCCACCTCGTCACGCCCCGGCCACCACCTCCTGGCCCGGCTCTCGCAATGGCGGGAGCACTACCTGTCCGACCCGTCCTCGCACCACGCCGGCGGCGTGCGCCGGCACACCGTCCTGGCGTGGGTCCTGGCGTTCCTGGCCGCGTCCGTGTCGAGcgccggcggcgtcggcggcgggtCGCTGTTCCTGCCCATCCTGAACCTGGTGGCGGGGCTGACCCTGAAGCGCGCCACCACCTACTCCTCCTTTATGGTCACCGGCGGCGCCGCGTCGAACGTGCTCTACAACCTCTGGCGCGCGCGGGGGCGGCCGGCGCTGATCGACTACGACATCGCGCTGCTGTTCCAGCCGTGCCTGCTCCTGGGCGTCAGCATCGGGGTGGTGTGCAACGTCATGTTCCCGGAGTGGCTCATCACCGCGCTCTTCTCGCTCTTCCTCGCCTTCTGCACCGCCAAGACGTGCCGCGCCGGGGCCAAGATCTGGCGGTCCGAGAGCGCCGGCGCCCCCGCCGCCGCGCGTCACGACCACAAGGAGCCCCTGCTGCTCGGCGGCCTCCCGCAGCCCGTCCAGGACGACGGAGGCCAGGCAGCTCGCAATGGCGGCTCCGGGTTCCCGTGGAAGGACGTGGCGGTGCTCCTGGTGGTGTGGCTGTGCTTCTTCCTGCTCCACGTCTTCATCGGAGATAAGCACGGGAAG GGAGTGATCAGCATAAAGCCCTGCGGGGTAGCATACTGGCTCGCCACCGTGTCCCAGGTGCCCTTCGCCGTGGCTTTCACAGCCTATATCATATACGCAAAGAGGAAGAAGCAGGCTCCACATCACCACGAAGATGGCAAG GCAAATTCTTCTGTGCACACTAAGACGGAGACTTTGCCCGCGCTCGCGCTCCCGCTGGCCGCTTTCGTGACCGGATCTCTGAGCGGCCTCTTCGGCATCGGCGGAGGGCTGCTTCTCAACCCCGTACTCCTTCAGATTGGGATACCCCCGCAG ACGGCGGCGGCGACGTCTTCGTTCATGGTGCTGTTCTGCGCGTCCATGTCGATGGCCCAGTTCATCCTGCTGGGCATGGACGGGATCGGGGAGGCCTCGGTCTACGCGGGGATATGCTTCGTCGCCTCGATCGCCGGGGTGGTCCTGATCGAGCGGGTCGTCAGGAAGTCCGGGCGGGTGTCGATGATCGTGTTCCTGGTCACCGCCATCATGGCGCTCAGCACCGTCATCGTCACCTGCTTCGGAGCCCTAGATGTCTGGACGCAGTACACCGGCGGAGCGTACATGGGGTTCAAGCTGCCTTGCTGA
- the LOC125545015 gene encoding autophagy-related protein 18f-like — translation MRNGAQAPRGTGGGGLFSARSLSSYMRIVSSGASTAASTLRSAGASLVNSIASHDDDAGRDQVQWAGFDKLECGGDVLRQVLLLAYRSGFQVWDVEQADDVRQIESRHDGAVSFIQLLKKPIASKRGEDRFVDARPLLALAGGGTSTGSANGHDANGPGFNGTNGTYHNSGSEKLPTIVRFYSLKDHGYVHSMKFRSAVYSIRCSPRVVAVSQATQIHCFDAATLELDYTLLTSPIVSPISGYGPLGLGPRWIAYSGSPVPVPNTGRVSPQLLSLSPIVPPPGSNGSVVAYYAKESSKQLAAGIVTLGDVGYKKLSRYYSDMIPNGNGNIKQGNAGFKANGVTNGHTIDSEYAGTVIVRDIVSKAMIVQFRAHTSPISALCFDPSGTLLVTASIHGRNINVFRIMPSVDGSASEDGPNGTYVHLFKLQRGITNAVIKDISFSDDSEWILISSSRGTSHFFAISPYSGSTSFRYSDNNLAENNYVVDSSVKHATHWSQNASPSMSLSQKMLSLSGPPVALSVVSRIRNGSNLLKGAVHGAAAFATGVSSPISGAIASTFHNCKGGVNSDDSLLCMKYYLLVFSPSGSIIQYVLHHSAEPDSGIDYPSDATSYGSQRETDTRFVIEPLQKWDVCQKRNRRDTAESNLYNDFDSGENNKIFQKVVRKGTSIYPSNGAATERLKLSADENHNYYISESELQTHVVQIPVWSRSGVHFQVIGSDTLEAYATDNISGEIEIEKVQTYNVESRSKNLIPVFDSLHTSRFQQTRVNTPDSNRSGLLQRHKSGFSADGRLSSRSSCSSLDCMSEVPNSSDDNSVGQYLVEDSAAAAAVNKNLNVNHQAELVNNTESLNTEAQLGVVNSKDDCEDSELLPDLCQ, via the exons ATGCGGAACGGCGCGCAGGCTCCTCGCGGCACCGGCGGCGGGGGGCTCTTCTCTGCGCGCTCGCTCTCCAGCTACATGCGCATCGTCTCCTCGGGGGCCTCCACGGCCGCCTCCACGCTGCGCTCCGCCGGCGCCTCGCTGGTCAACTCGATCGCCAGCCACGACGACGATGCGGGCCGCGACCAG GTACAATGGGCTGGGTTTGATAAACTTGAATGTGGGGGTGACGTGCTGCGACAGGTTTTGCTGCTAGCGTACAGATCTGGCTTCCAAGTGTGGGATGTTGAACAAGCTGATGATGTAAGACAGATAGAATCAAGACATGATGGTGCTGTTTCTTTCATACAACTGCTGAAGAAACCAATTGCCTCTAAGAGAGGTGAAGACAGATTTGTAGATGCACGGCCATTGCTGGCTCTTGCTGGTGGTGGAACTAGCACAGGAAGTGCAAACGGCCATGATGCCAATGGCCCTGGCTTCAATGGAACTAATGGCACTTACCATAATAGTGGCAGTGAAAAACTGCCTACCATCGTTCGCTTTTATTCGCTGAAGGACCATGGTTATGTTCATTCAATGAAGTTCAGATCAGCTGTTTATTCCATAAGGTGCAGTCCTAGAGTTGTAGCTGTTTCTCAGGCTACTCAG ATCCATTGTTTTGATGCTGCGACATTGGAGCTGGACTATACACTTCTTACCAGCCCTATAGTTTCACCGATTTCTGGTTATGGCCCACTTGGGTTAGGTCCAAGATGGATTGCGTATTCTGGGAGTCCAGTTCCAGTTCCAAATACAGGCCGTGTTAGCCCTCAGCTTCTTAGCCTGTCTCCCATAGTTCCGCCTCCTGGTTCAAATGGCAGTGTGGTTGCATACTATGCAAAAGAATCAAGCAAGCAATTGGCTGCTGGCATTGTGACGCTTGGTGATGTTGGCTATAAGAAGCTGTCCAGGTATTATTCAGACATGATTCCAAATGGTAATGGTAATATAAAGCAAGGGAATGCTGGCTTCAAAGCAAATGGAGTAACAAATGGGCATACTATTGACAGTGAATATGCTGGAACG GTCATTGTTCGAGATATTGTATCTAAAGCAATGATAGTTCAGTTCAGGGCACATACAAGTCCCATTTCAGCACTCTGTTTTGATCCCAGTGGAACTTTGCTGGTGACAGCTTCTATTCATGGCCGAAACATCAATGTTTTTCGCATTATGCCTTCTGTGGATGGGAGTGCATCAGAAGATGGTCCAAATGGTACCTATGTTCATTTGTTTAAATTGCAAAGAGGCATCACCAATGCG GTCATAAAAGATATCAGCTTTAGCGACGACAGTGAATGGATACTGATTAGCTCGTCGAGGGGAACAAGTCATTTCTTTGCAATATCTCCATATAGTGGATCCACAAGCTTTCGCTATAGTGATAACAACCTTGCAGAAAATAATTATGTTGTGGATTCATCAGTTAAGCATGCCACTCATTGGTCTCAGAACGCAAGCCCCTCTATGAGCCTTAGTCAGAAGATGCTTTCTCTATCTGGCCCCCCTGTCGCATTATCTGTTGTTAGTAGAATAAGAAATGGGAGTAACTTGTTGAAGGGTGCTGTCCATGGTGCTGCAGCATTTGCAACAGGTGTTTCCAGTCCAATTTCTGGTGCTATCGCTTCAACATTTCACAACTGCAAGGGTGGTGTTAATTCAGATGACAGTTTGCTTTGTATGAAGTATTATTTACTAGTTTTTTCTCCATCTGGGAGTATCATACAGTATGTTCTCCATCACTCAGCTGAACCAGATTCTGGAATTGATTATCCTTCAGATGCCACTTCTTATGGATCTCAAAGAGAAACTGACACAAGATTTGTTATTGAACCTCTTCAGAAGTGGGATGTTTGTCAAAAGAGAAATAGAAGAGATACTGCTGAGAGTAATTTATATAATGATTTTGACAGTGGTGAAAATAATAAAATTTTCCAGAAAGTTGTCAGGAAAGGAACTAGTATCTATCCGTCCAATGGTGCTGCTACTGAAAGGCTGAAGCTTAGCGCTGATGAAAATCATAATTATTATATTTCTGAGAGTGAACTGCAGACACATGTTGTGCAAATTCCAGTCTGGTCAAGATCCGGG GTGCACTTTCAAGTAATAGGGAGCGACACCTTAGAAGCATATGCCACTGATAACATTTCAGGGGAAATCGAAATTGAAAAAGTCCAGACTTATAATGTGGAATCAAGGTCAAAGAATCTCATACCGGTCTTTGACTCACTTCACACATCTAGGTTTCAACAGACAAG GGTGAACACACCTGATAGTAACAGAAGTGGGTTGCTGCAGCGACATAAGTCTGGATTTTCAGCAGATGGTAGACTCTCTTCCAGAAGCAGTTGCAGTTCTTTGGATTGCATGTCTGAAGTCCCGAATAGTTCTGATGATAACAGTGTTGGCCAATATTTAGTAGAAGAtagtgctgctgctgctgctgtaaaTAAGAACTTGAACGTTAACCACCAAGCCGAGCTTGTAAATAACACTGAGAGCCTGAACACGGAGGCCCAGCTCGGAGTTGTAAATAGCAAAGACGATTGTGAAGATAGCGAGCTACTCCCGGACTTATGTCAGTGA